The Malaclemys terrapin pileata isolate rMalTer1 chromosome 24, rMalTer1.hap1, whole genome shotgun sequence genome contains a region encoding:
- the LOC128828680 gene encoding uncharacterized LOC729966 homolog produces MARGPRWLLIGCGLCLALAVRNATATTTASQQTTSSQHPSTTASPSQNPATASQQTTSSQHPSTTASPSQNSTTASQQTASSQHPSTMASPSQNSTTASRNTSLSTAPTDNTTASTLNRTTAAAPASSRNPESASSPPLSPASPSPTNTSATPAANSSETHSTEQPGPNNGTTASGSAVSSLNKPALSQSPGLVAVICIFVACLLIAAGVVVVKLCHRREPAFEKLDEVPMGKMTEDSPFARYPPK; encoded by the exons ATGGCCCGGGGCCCGCGCTGGCTGCTGATCGGCTGCGGCTTGTGCCTGGCGCTCGCAG TTAGGAATGCTACTGCCACAACAACTGCCTCCCAACAAACCACGTCCAGCCAGCACCCATCCACCACGGCTTCACCATCGCAGAACCCCGCAACTGCCTCCCAACAAACCACGTCCAGCCAGCACCCATCCACCACGGCTTCACCATCGCAGAACTCCACGACTGCCTCCCAACAAACCGCGTCCAGCCAGCACCCATCCACTATGGCTTCACCATCGCAGAACTCCACGACTGCCTCCCGAAACACCTCCCTTTCCACTGCTCCCACTGACAACACCACTGCATCCACGCTGAAcagaacaacagcagcagctccagcctcGTCCAGAAACCCAGAATCTGCTTCCAGCCCTCCCCTGTCCCCGGCCAGCCCCAGTCCCACCAACACCTCAGCTACTCCTGCTGCCAACTCCAGTGAGACGCACTCGACTGAGCAGCCGGGGCCCAACAACGGCACAACAGCCAGTGGCTCAG CGGTGTCCTCCCTGAACAAGCCCGCGCTCTCCCAGAGCCCCGGTCTGGTGGCCGTGATCTGCATCTTCGTGGCCTGCCTGCTCATTGctgctggggtggtggtggtgaagctCTGCCACAGGAGGGAGCCGGCGTTCGAGAAGCTGGACGAGGTGCCAATG GGGAAGATGACCGAAGACTCGCCCTTCGCTCGCTACCCTCCAAAATAA